The Deinococcus malanensis sequence GGTGGAACACAGCCGCTGTATTCCGCTCAAGTGCTTCCTCCATCCGAACGCGGGTGCGCTCTGCCGGGGCCGGGGGGGGTCGGGGTCTTCCCACCCGGCACGGTACACCAGGTCGAGTTTGGCGAGAACGGTGCATGCCCGGGCGACGTCCTCGGTCACGCTGGCGCCCGCGCGGTACTGGCGAACGAGCACGTGGATGTCGCTCACGGCATTAAGCGCCCGTTTGCGGTGCTTGCGGACCTGCCGGGCGGCGAGGTCGGCAACCCATTCCGGGTGGCGGGTGCAGGTGTCCGGGTGGCGTCGTTCGAGGGTGAAGCGCAGGAGGTAATCGAAGGCGGTGCCGGTGACGTTGTACCGCCGGCTTCTGGGTTCGACGAGCATGGGGCCAGCAGTGATGCGCGGTTTGCGCAGGACTTCTTTCAGGCGGGCGCGGACCTGGGGGTCTTCCCGGATCAGGTGGGTGAGGCTCATGCCGTGAACGAGCGTAGCAGTCTCCTGCTTCACTGGTGGATGTGAAGTCCGTGTCGTCCAGTACGATGACGCCAATGCCCGTGCCGACGTATGACGAACTTCTGGAGCCCACGGTCCATGCCCTCCAGGACCTCGGAGGCCAGGCCACCAACACCGAGATCGAACAGCGGGTGATCGAGCGCCTGAGCCTCAGTGAGGACGTCGTGCGGGAGCCTCACGGCACGACAGGGCAGACTTCTTTGGCTTACCGGCTTGCCTGGGCGCGCACGTACTTGAAAACCTCCGGGTACCTTCAGCGTGTGAGCACGGGCGTATGGCAACTCACGCCGGAAGGACTTCAGGCGACCACAGTCGATCCCGCTCAGGTCAAGCAGATGGTGCGCAATTAGCATTCCAGCCCCGACCAGGTGCCGCGATCAACGCCTGTTGAGGAGGGGGCGTCACCTCCGGCTGCAGGCTCCCCGACGCTCGCGGAGGCCATCGCTCAAGTCCTGGCAGCGGAGCAAACCCCCTTGCATGTTCGGGAGATTGCCGCGAGGCTGCTCGCACGAGGCTGGTGGGCGACTCCACCGCAGAACCCGGCGGACCCCGTGTCCTCCCGCCTGTCCATCGACATCAAACAGCACGGGCGTGCCAGCCGGTTCGTCCCAACGGCCCCGAACACGTTCACACTCTCAGCACTCGTGGGTGCTTCCCCGGCGACTCAACCAGGGCCTGCAGTGAGCCCCAACAGCCCGCAGACGCCCGGCCTGTCCTTCCTGAACGCTGCCGCGAGAGTGCTCGAAGTGTACGCCAACCGGCAACCAATGCATTACCGCGCGATCACGGAGGTGGCCGTGCGGGAAGGCTGGGTGCAGTCCAGAGGGCAGACGCCGGAAGCCACGCTGTACGCGCAGGTCTTGCAGGACATCAGCCGGCATGAGCGGCGGATCACTCAGGTCGCGGGCGTACAGCCACGGGCGGTACCGGGTGCGCTCCAGGGTGACCGTCTTCCCTTCCCGGCACCATACGAGGGCGCGGCCGGAGGCGTCCGCATGCACAGACACGATCCCGGGGGTGGGATCGTGTCCGAAGAGCTGGGGGTCGGTACCGGAGGTGCGGAAGGTAGTGCCACACCAGGGAGTCCAATGTGCAGACCCCAGCGTTCCGGCGTGGGCACTCCATCGTGCTGGAATGCGGCAAGGAACAGGTTCACAGCCTCGTACTATTGGCAGAGTGAAGGTCCTTGCTCTCGCCACGACCGCCGTCGTTCTTGCCGGGTCTGCCACCGCGAGTTCGACTGCGCCTGAATTCACCGTTGAGGTCAGACCACTCTACCGGGGCCTCGCGGTGTCTATCGTCAATTCAGGGCTCGTTGATCTGCTGATTGCCGATGCCTGCCCGCGGCCCTTTCTCGTCGGAATGGCAACCTCAGCCGAGTCCAGGGTGACGCCCGAGATCACCCTCAAGGAACCCAGCCCATGCCTGGCCATTCTTCGCCCACCTCAAAGCTGGCGGGTGGGCGAGAAGATCACCACCTATGTCGCTCTCGGCCTCCCCCGAGGAAACCATGCCCTCAACGTCTGGGCACAAGTGCAGATCAAACCTGTCCCACAAACCCCAGGGTCGGGCGAATACCGGACCGTTCGGGTGAATGCCCCCACCCTGATGATCAGTGGTTCTGCTTCGCGATGAGCTCGGTGAACGTCCCCATCTCAAGCAGCTTAACGGCAAAAATCTCGATCGCGCGTCACACGGTAGGCTGAAAGAGCATGACCAGTGGTGGCGAATTCATCTGCATCCAAGCCGGCGGCCTGACCATCAGTGGCCTGATCACGCCCACAGCACGGTCCGGCGGCGTCCCCAGGCATCGGCCAGCACGCCGGTCAGGGGCGAAGCAAGCGCCATGGCCAGCATGGTCGCGCCAACCACGGTGCCCACCTGTGCCGGCCCCCCGCTCCTTGGAGGACGCGCGATGTCAGCGTACGCCTGATGAATACATCATTTTCTGCCGGGGAAGATAGGCTCTTTTGGTTTCGACACACATCACGGAAACATGGACCGCACCTCCTGGCACTATGGCCAGACGCCACGGAACATCCTGGGGCTGGGTGCGATCCTCGGGGGCAACACAGCTCTGTTGGCAGCGGTTCAATCCACACGGATGCAGAACTGCGCTTTGTAGCGGTCCGCAGGCTGGTGCACCTCGACGAGCGCCAGGCGGCGGTCAGTGGTAGGAAGGGCCCGGAACAGGTACAGTCGAGCCCCCGGGTCGCTGAGCAGGTCCACATCGCCGTTCCCAAGGATCCTGTAGGTGCCTTTGTAACCCTTCTGGTTGACGTACTTCTCCCCGAAGGTCAGGTCGCCCCAGGTACCGTTGGCGTACAGGCGGTACTTGGAGGCGTTCGCGTAACTGCGGATCTGCGCCGCGGCTGGATTGACTGGCGCCTGTGACACCGGGCCGGCCACCGACAATTCCGGCGCGCCGCCACTCAGGCACACGTAATCCCCTGCTAGAGCCGCACCGGTGGTGCGCTGGGGAGCCGGCGCCTGGACGGCGGCAGACTTGGCGGGAGCAGGCGCGGCGGGCCTGACTGGGGCGGGCGTGGCCGGCTTGACACTCACGCTGGCTTTGAGCTGGCACCAGCCCAGCACCACGCTTTCGGCATCCGCGTACAGCAGGCCGACATAGCGGTTGGTCTTCTCAGTCAGCAGAAACGACAGGGAGGAGCTCTCCTCGTCCTCGTCCTCCTCCAGCAGCTTGAAGGTCATGCTTCTGGCTTTGAACCCGACAGCCAGATCGGCACTGACCTGCTCGGCGAGCTCGGCATCCCAGACCAGGTACTCGCTGGCCTGGCAGCCACCATTTTGTTGTTTGGCGAGTGCGTTCAAAACTTGCCCGAATTCACGGGTGGCGGCCGGGTCCGTGACCCGCGTGGCGCCAGGAGTGAGGGAGAGGCGGGTGAGACTGGAGGTGCGGGCGTTGTTGCCCTGCTGGGCCAGCGCGACCGACGTGAGCAGGCAGGGGAGGAGGATCAGGGAGCGTTTCATACGGCACCGTCCTGGCGTGAGGTGCCTGTAGGGTACCGGGGGCTTCCTAACGGTGGACTCACAGGTTCGAAGGATGGCTGACCGGACTGGGTGAACGGTCTCCGGTGGTCTCAGTGCATCCCGAGCTAGAAACACGGACAACCACGCAGGATCGCGACCATTGTGAATCCTGCTCGTTCGCGCGGTGGGCTGAAGGGTCCCAGACTTCCCGTACAGTCGGCATACTGCCCATCCCAGGAGGCCCCGTATGCCCGACACGCCTGATCTGAAGAACTGGCACCTTCGTTACCCGCCTGAAGGCAGCTGGATCTTCATTCCCGGTAAAGGCAGCGGTCGTTTCACCTGGCGTGGCCTGACCCCTGTCCTGAGTGATTACCTCGGTGACCGCCCCCTGCTCAACAGTCCTGCGACCTCCCGGCATGAACGCTTCCATCGGAGTAATTGGCGCTACCCCGTCACCACCAGCCGACCGTGGCTGTTCGTGGGCCGGGCAGCTGCAGCGCAGACCAGGCGGTCCTCGGGAGTGAGTAGGACAGGCAGGCCGAAGCGCTGGCTCAGGGGCTCGACGGCCGCCAGCTGATCTGGAAGGGGCCACCGAGCACGCCTTCGAGTATCACCTCAACCTCAGCTGACAGGGCAGCTGACATCTGCATGACGCGCGCGCCTGACCATAGGAGCATAGGGAAGGCGCAGCCCTCCCACCCAGCCGGCAGCTCCCGAGGAGGGCCAACATGCACCACGGCATGAACGCAGCACCCGTCACCACCCCACACCTGACCTCCACTGGCACCGCCGCCTCCCCCACCGGGGACGCAGCGGTGCTGTCCTACCCCTTCCCGGCCGGCATGGAGCTCAAGCTCCAGCGCCTGCTGGGCAAGCGGGCACGCGCCCACGAGGTGCTCGGCGAGTACCGGCGCTTCCTGCACCTGAGCACGCTCGGCCCAGTCTCGCCCAGCCACCTGGTCGACGAGGCCTGGCACCTGCACCTGACCTACACCCAGGACTACTGGGAGCGGCTGCCACAGGTCCTGGGGCGCGCGCTGCACCACAACCCCGCGAGCAGCCCCGAGGACGCCGTGCGCCTGGGAGGGGTCTACCTGCAGACCCTCGACTGCTACGAGCAGCTGTTCGGTGCCCCCGCGCCCCTGGCCATCTGGCCTGACCCGCGCCGCGCGCCCCTGCGCCCCCGCAGCGGGCGGGGAGAGAGGGGCTGGGCAGGCGCGGCGATCGTCGGCACGGCCATGCTCGCCATCGCCCTGCTGCCCCCCGGGCTCGTCTTCGGGCTGTTCGCCCTGGCCGCCGCCCTGGGCGTCGCTCACCTACTGCGCGGCCCCGCCCAGGCCAGGGCCCAGGAGGGCCGCAAGGCCAGCAGCGGCAGCGACGGGGCAGGCAGCAGCACGCTCATGACCCTGGGCTACGCGGCCGACGAGAGCGGCAGTGACGGCGGCAGCGGGGATTCGGGCGGGGACGGTGGGGGCTGCGGCGGGGGCTGCGGGGACTGAAGCTGCCTCGGAGCTGCTGAACACCACCACCTTCAGGAATCTCAATGATGGGTCAGTGCGGATTTCCTGCAGCACCTACACGGCATTCCGGCGGGGTAAAACGCCAGCCTGTGAACTCAGGCCGCGGATGAGGCCCTGGTTGCCTTCCTGGACCTGATCCAGGAAGCTCATGCCGCAGTTGATGCCGAGCTGGGTGTTGCGGTGCTGGCACAGGATGCGGCGGCCGAACGCGTGCAGGGTGCTGGCGCGCACACGCTCCGGCAGGCGGGCGGCGACGCCCTCGACGGGGTGCTTGTTGTACGCGAAGTACACCGCGGGCTTGAGGGTGTGCAGGTGCCAGGCGGCTTCAGTGAGGGTGGTGGTCTTCCCGCTGCCGGCCGTGGCGCGCAGCATCAGGTGATCGGTCGTGTCCCGCACGGCGTGCACGAACGCTTCAGTCCCCGCAGCCCCCGCCGCAAGGGTCTGGGGCTGGGCCGGAGCACCAGGTACGCTGACTCTTCCTGGATCATGCTGCCGTGACCCTTGAGTCCAGCCGGGCCTGTCCGGGTTTGCGGTCAGTTACGCTGGGCCCCTCCAAGAAATTCACGACGCCTCGCCCGCGGACGGTGGGGCTGGTGCCCTGTTTAGTTTTTTTACCGCGCATGCGGAGGTGCGCAGCGCTCCTCCGGAGGAATGACAGCAGCTGGTGATGGCGCAACTCGGGCGCTTGTTTGGACCGGCGGCGCTGCTGCCACGCTCCTATGAAGAGGTGGACTGGACCCGGGAGCGGCTGTCCAGTACCGCTCAGGATGAGGCACCACCGAAGGTGTTGCCGGCGTACGGCCATCCGCTGTTGCGTGACCCTGCACTGGACGGCCGTCTGTTCTGGGCTGGGGCAGAAACGTCGCCACTGGAGGGCGGCCTGCTGGGGAGCGCGGTGCAGTCCGGCGAGCACGCCGCGCGCCTGGTGCTGACGCGGCGTGCGGCGGAAGGAAGGGGGGGATGCCGAAGTGGTAGAGCAGGAGGCGGGCACTCACACCCAGCCATGAGGGTCATGCGGGCAGCCACACTCTCGAAGGGCTCACAGCTCGTCACCTCACGCCGGTAGTGCCGCCACAACATCTCAATGAGGTTGAGCCAAGGGCTGTACGTCGGTAAGTACAACAGCACCAATTGGCCCGCTGCGCCACGCACGACTGCCTCCACCTCATCGTCCTCCAGGCGGGCGAGTCACCCAGCACATCCGGTGATCCGTCATGCCGGGAGGGCAGGCCGTGAAGAAGGCCGCGTGGGGTCAACATCTGCTGTTTTCGGGATCCGTCACGGGGAGGGCGCCGGGCTAGACGGCGGCGGGCTGCCGGGCGCGGCGTCCGACAGCCGGGCCAGGGCTCCTTTGTGGCGGCCGGACAGGTCCGCGCTGCGCAGCACCGCAGCGGCCAGCAACGTCACGCCGAACCCGGCCGGCACGGCGGGGAACAGGACAGCGATCAGCAGGAGCAGCAGACCAGGGACAGCCAGTCCCCACACCCACTGGTCAAGCGGACGGCCCAGCACCTGCGACGCGCGCTGATGGCGCCGCAGGATCACGTAATCCTGGCGGGCACGGGAGTCGAGAATGGCGAGTTCAGCCTGCCAGCGGGCCTCGAGTTCAGTTTGTGCAGCGTGCAGGCGCGCACGGTGATCCGGGGCGAGCGCGTACGGCGTGCCGGGCGGGAAGTCCCTGAGCAGCCGCCGGATGTCCGCTTCGAGTGTCAGAATCCGGCGCATGGCCTGGACGCCCGGTTCATCGCGCAAGTCCTGCATGGGGGTCAGGCACTCGGCGATGAACGCGTCATGGAGACAGCGCAGCTCAGCCGACATGCAGGCCTACCGGGATGAAAGGCAAGTGGCGAGCGTGGCTGTTGACGTACCGTTCCAGGCCATCGGGAATTTCGTCGTTGGACGCGTCCTGAAGCAGGCCCGTGAGGGTATCGAAGCGGTCGGTGCCGCTGGCTTCCATCCGGTCAAGCTGTTCGCGGCGCGGCTGCCACTCGGAACTGGACATCCCGCCGGGAAACAGGACGTTGGCATCCCGGAGGGCCTGCCCGGCGGTATGCACGCCAATCTGCTCCAGGGCTTCGACGGCGTGCGCCGCGTAATCACCGGAAGAGTTGTGATAG is a genomic window containing:
- a CDS encoding AAA family ATPase, yielding MHAVRDTTDHLMLRATAGSGKTTTLTEAAWHLHTLKPAVYFAYNKHPVEGVAARLPERVRASTLHAFGRRILCQHRNTQLGINCGMSFLDQVQEGNQGLIRGLSSQAGVLPRRNAV
- a CDS encoding winged helix-turn-helix domain-containing protein, with protein sequence MPVPTYDELLEPTVHALQDLGGQATNTEIEQRVIERLSLSEDVVREPHGTTGQTSLAYRLAWARTYLKTSGYLQRVSTGVWQLTPEGLQATTVDPAQVKQMVRN
- a CDS encoding FAD-dependent oxidoreductase, with product MAQLGRLFGPAALLPRSYEEVDWTRERLSSTAQDEAPPKVLPAYGHPLLRDPALDGRLFWAGAETSPLEGGLLGSAVQSGEHAARLVLTRRAAEGRGGCRSGRAGGGHSHPAMRVMRAATLSKGSQLVTSRR
- a CDS encoding DMP19 family protein, which produces MTGSASNVDYEGLSLRVSQEGLGSLNPVERVTWLVINTNMEILLGGLYGFYHNSSGDYAAHAVEALEQIGVHTAGQALRDANVLFPGGMSSSEWQPRREQLDRMEASGTDRFDTLTGLLQDASNDEIPDGLERYVNSHARHLPFIPVGLHVG
- a CDS encoding glycine-rich domain-containing protein yields the protein MHHGMNAAPVTTPHLTSTGTAASPTGDAAVLSYPFPAGMELKLQRLLGKRARAHEVLGEYRRFLHLSTLGPVSPSHLVDEAWHLHLTYTQDYWERLPQVLGRALHHNPASSPEDAVRLGGVYLQTLDCYEQLFGAPAPLAIWPDPRRAPLRPRSGRGERGWAGAAIVGTAMLAIALLPPGLVFGLFALAAALGVAHLLRGPAQARAQEGRKASSGSDGAGSSTLMTLGYAADESGSDGGSGDSGGDGGGCGGGCGD
- a CDS encoding winged helix-turn-helix domain-containing protein, which encodes MPRSTPVEEGASPPAAGSPTLAEAIAQVLAAEQTPLHVREIAARLLARGWWATPPQNPADPVSSRLSIDIKQHGRASRFVPTAPNTFTLSALVGASPATQPGPAVSPNSPQTPGLSFLNAAARVLEVYANRQPMHYRAITEVAVREGWVQSRGQTPEATLYAQVLQDISRHERRITQVAGVQPRAVPGALQGDRLPFPAPYEGAAGGVRMHRHDPGGGIVSEELGVGTGGAEGSATPGSPMCRPQRSGVGTPSCWNAARNRFTASYYWQSEGPCSRHDRRRSCRVCHREFDCA